One Micromonospora sp. WMMD1120 genomic region harbors:
- a CDS encoding IclR family transcriptional regulator yields MSGVGVLDKAVVILAACVDGASLAELVERTKLPRATAHRLAQALEIHRMLVRDTQGRWRPGPRLGELANAAPDVLLTAAEPLLAALRDATGESAQLYLRRADERICVAAAERASGLRDTVPVGSVLPMTAGSAAQILLAWEPPEAVMPLLPRSKFTGRTLAEVRRRGWAQSVAEREAGVASVSAPIRDRTGRVIASVSISGPIERLGRRPGERHAMAVVRAGQRLSGL; encoded by the coding sequence ATGAGCGGTGTCGGCGTTCTCGACAAGGCGGTGGTCATCCTGGCCGCCTGTGTCGACGGCGCCAGCCTGGCCGAACTCGTTGAACGCACCAAGCTGCCCCGAGCCACCGCACACCGGCTGGCCCAGGCCCTGGAGATTCACCGGATGCTGGTCCGGGACACCCAGGGCAGGTGGCGACCCGGCCCCCGCCTGGGCGAACTGGCGAACGCCGCACCGGACGTGCTGCTGACCGCCGCCGAGCCCCTGCTGGCCGCGCTGCGCGACGCCACCGGCGAGAGCGCCCAGCTCTACCTGCGCCGCGCCGACGAGCGGATCTGCGTGGCCGCGGCGGAACGCGCCAGCGGCCTGCGGGACACCGTGCCGGTCGGTTCGGTGCTGCCGATGACCGCCGGTTCCGCGGCGCAGATCCTGCTCGCCTGGGAGCCGCCGGAGGCGGTGATGCCGCTGCTGCCCCGGAGCAAGTTCACCGGCCGCACCCTCGCCGAGGTACGCCGCCGCGGCTGGGCGCAGAGCGTCGCCGAACGCGAGGCGGGAGTGGCGAGCGTCTCCGCCCCGATCCGCGACCGCACCGGCCGCGTGATCGCCTCGGTCAGCATCTCCGGCCCGATCGAACGCCTCGGCCGCCGCCCCGGCGAACGCCACGCCATGGCAGTGGTAAGAGCCGGCCAACGCCTATCCGGCCTCTAA
- the leuC gene encoding 3-isopropylmalate dehydratase large subunit, whose product MVGVTPEPRTLAEKVWDAHVVRSAAGEPDLLFIDLHLLHEVTSPQAFDGLRLAGRRVRRTDLTLATEDHNTPTGYADPAFRLRRGDLLTIADPTSRTQIETLRRNCAEFGVRLHALGDDNQGIVHVIGPQLGLTQPGMTIVCGDSHTATHGAFGALAFGIGTSEVEHVLATQTLPQSRPKTMAVNVTGQLAPGVTAKDLVLALITQVGTGGGRGHIVEYRGEAIRALSMEGRMTIANMSIEWGAKAGMIAPDETTFAYLKGRPNAPQGADWDAAVAWWRTLPTDEGARFDAEVTLDASRITPFVTWGTNPGQGAPLSAPVPDPEEFSTDAERAAARRALEYMELRPGTPLRELPIDVVFVGSCTNGRLEDLRAAADVLRGHRVADGVRMLVVPGSAAVREAAEAEGLDKVFADAGAEWRFAGCSMCLGMNPDTLKPGERSASTSNRNFEGRQGRGGRTHLVSPPVAAATAVVGRLAAPADL is encoded by the coding sequence ATGGTGGGAGTCACTCCTGAGCCGAGGACCCTGGCCGAGAAGGTCTGGGACGCGCACGTCGTACGGTCCGCCGCCGGTGAGCCGGACCTGCTCTTCATCGACCTGCACCTGCTGCACGAGGTGACCAGCCCGCAGGCGTTCGACGGGCTGCGGCTCGCCGGGCGCCGGGTGCGTCGTACCGACCTGACCCTCGCGACCGAGGACCACAACACCCCGACCGGGTACGCCGACCCGGCGTTCCGCCTCCGCCGTGGTGACCTGCTCACCATCGCGGACCCCACGTCGCGTACGCAGATCGAGACGCTGCGCCGCAACTGCGCCGAATTCGGGGTGCGGTTGCACGCGCTCGGCGACGACAACCAGGGCATCGTGCACGTGATCGGCCCGCAGCTCGGTCTCACCCAGCCGGGCATGACCATCGTCTGCGGCGACTCGCACACCGCCACCCACGGCGCCTTCGGCGCGCTCGCCTTCGGGATCGGGACCAGCGAGGTGGAGCACGTCCTGGCCACCCAGACACTGCCGCAGAGCCGGCCGAAGACGATGGCCGTGAACGTCACCGGCCAGCTCGCCCCCGGTGTCACCGCCAAGGATCTGGTGCTCGCGCTGATCACCCAGGTCGGCACCGGCGGCGGACGCGGGCACATCGTGGAGTACCGCGGCGAGGCGATCCGGGCCCTCTCCATGGAGGGGCGGATGACCATCGCCAACATGTCCATCGAGTGGGGCGCCAAGGCCGGCATGATCGCGCCGGACGAGACGACATTCGCGTACCTCAAGGGGCGTCCGAACGCGCCGCAGGGCGCGGACTGGGACGCGGCCGTGGCGTGGTGGCGGACGCTGCCCACCGACGAGGGCGCGCGTTTCGACGCCGAGGTCACCCTGGACGCCAGCCGGATCACGCCGTTCGTCACCTGGGGCACCAACCCCGGGCAGGGTGCGCCGCTGAGCGCGCCGGTGCCGGACCCGGAGGAGTTCAGCACCGACGCGGAGCGTGCCGCCGCTCGGCGCGCCCTGGAGTACATGGAACTGCGCCCCGGCACGCCGCTGCGGGAGCTGCCGATCGACGTGGTCTTCGTGGGCTCCTGCACCAACGGCCGGCTGGAGGACCTCCGGGCCGCCGCCGACGTGCTGCGGGGTCACCGGGTCGCCGACGGCGTCCGGATGCTCGTGGTGCCCGGCTCCGCCGCCGTACGGGAGGCGGCCGAGGCGGAGGGCCTGGACAAGGTCTTCGCCGACGCCGGGGCCGAGTGGCGGTTCGCCGGGTGCTCCATGTGTCTGGGGATGAACCCCGACACGCTGAAGCCGGGCGAGCGCTCCGCCTCCACCTCGAACCGCAACTTCGAGGGCCGTCAGGGCCGGGGTGGGCGCACCCACCTGGTCTCGCCGCCGGTGGCCGCCGCCACCGCAGTGGTCGGCCGGCTGGCCGCACCCGCCGACCTGTAG
- the leuD gene encoding 3-isopropylmalate dehydratase small subunit has translation MEKFTTHTGTAVPLRRSNVDTDQIIPAVYLKRVTRTGFADGLFSAWREDPKFVLNDENYSGASILIAGPEFGTGSSREHAVWALRDWGFRAVVAPRFGDIFRGNALKEGLLPVELELKAVEELWALVEADPTTQVTVDLTARQLSAADASWSFPLDDFSRWRLLEGLDDIGLTLRHAADIDSYEARRLPFLPSVA, from the coding sequence ATGGAGAAGTTCACCACCCACACCGGCACCGCCGTGCCGCTGCGCCGGTCCAACGTGGACACCGATCAGATCATCCCGGCCGTGTACCTCAAGCGGGTGACCCGGACGGGTTTCGCCGACGGGCTGTTCAGCGCCTGGCGGGAAGATCCGAAATTCGTGCTCAACGATGAAAACTATTCCGGGGCGTCGATCCTCATCGCCGGTCCCGAGTTCGGCACCGGCTCGTCCCGGGAGCACGCCGTCTGGGCGCTGCGGGACTGGGGCTTCCGGGCAGTCGTGGCACCCCGCTTCGGTGACATCTTTCGCGGCAACGCCCTCAAGGAAGGTCTGTTGCCGGTCGAGTTGGAATTGAAAGCCGTAGAAGAGTTGTGGGCTCTGGTCGAGGCCGATCCGACCACGCAGGTGACCGTCGACCTGACCGCCCGGCAGCTCTCCGCCGCAGACGCCAGCTGGTCCTTCCCGCTGGACGACTTCAGCCGGTGGCGGCTGCTGGAGGGCCTCGACGACATTGGACTCACCCTCCGGCATGCCGCCGACATCGACTCGTACGAGGCGCGTCGACTGCCGTTCCTGCCCTCGGTGGCATAG
- a CDS encoding HU family DNA-binding protein, whose protein sequence is MNKAELIEALAVRLGDRKMATAALDAVLTEVQAAVTKGEKVAITGFGAFEKRVRGARTARNPRTGEAVKVKKTSVPTFRPGAGFKEMVASGKVPKATVATKKATTGTTTAKAAGTKATTAASKKTTAAKASKSTAATKTAASKKTAPAKASKTTAATKTAASKKTAPAKASKTTAATKTAAGKKTTAAKKTTAATRSTAAKKTTASASKSTAAKKSPAKKAASKR, encoded by the coding sequence GTGAACAAGGCCGAGCTCATCGAGGCGCTCGCCGTTCGCCTGGGGGACCGGAAGATGGCGACGGCCGCGCTCGACGCGGTCCTCACCGAGGTCCAGGCGGCGGTCACCAAGGGCGAGAAGGTGGCGATCACCGGATTCGGAGCATTCGAAAAGCGTGTGCGTGGCGCACGAACAGCGCGCAACCCGCGTACCGGCGAGGCGGTGAAGGTCAAGAAGACGTCAGTCCCGACCTTCCGCCCCGGCGCCGGGTTCAAGGAGATGGTGGCCAGCGGCAAGGTGCCGAAGGCCACGGTGGCGACGAAGAAGGCCACCACCGGCACCACCACGGCCAAGGCGGCGGGCACGAAGGCGACCACGGCCGCCAGCAAGAAGACCACCGCGGCCAAGGCGAGCAAGAGCACCGCGGCGACCAAGACGGCTGCCAGCAAGAAGACCGCCCCGGCCAAGGCGAGCAAGACCACGGCGGCGACCAAGACGGCTGCCAGCAAGAAGACCGCCCCGGCCAAGGCGAGCAAGACCACCGCGGCGACCAAGACGGCCGCCGGCAAGAAGACCACCGCGGCGAAGAAGACCACCGCGGCGACCCGGTCGACGGCGGCGAAGAAGACCACCGCGTCGGCGAGCAAGAGCACGGCGGCCAAGAAGTCGCCGGCGAAGAAGGCGGCCAGCAAGCGCTGA
- a CDS encoding endonuclease/exonuclease/phosphatase family protein, whose translation MRYRQLTTGTLALGVLLLIDVLRVWLPGIITIFGQAASTPAELMGAFALGWFVLALGAPALVRAVGARPVTVVGAVLLAVARLALTAAPGGRAQLWLATAGLLAGLVWLVGVAADTDRPVPGLALGLGVNAAAHAVLDTVDLIWRGDALAWLLSIVAVALFLLGVVRSGPSAAAPTDSSAAAPTDSSAVSRTGPSAVSQTGRDAGSSARRGGARAWLLAGPALLLAGMVALSPALARTGMSYLVAGDGVASSPLFGLAPLPVAVAGFLYAALTRPPRGWRRTYGPLALLAGAVLFALDNGDLLVPAVLLAALGLGACLALTDDAVRAPADDAVRAPADDAVRAPADDDAGSPTATGVRRGYAVAVGMLVFALAAVGYYSAYDLGYPNAAVPVVVAGLVAVVALRARPVVHRLPGPFPPLRTAAAVTALALLSPVYADEVPVASNRIGPPQRLTVVAYNVRMGFGLDGRFDLVGLTETIQQRRPDVVLLSEVDRAWLLNGGHDTLDLLAERLGMPYVFAPAADAVWGDAVLSWWPVTDLRTLPLPSLGAPTGAQALAATLDLGDGIRTAVVSTHLQPPPGQGPVVQARAVADFAVRYAAGRPLVVAGDLNTEPGDEAFAQFEAAGLVDALAAARPLPTSPADDPREQIDHIFVSPDLIPGDPGAPRGTASDHLPVVVTVTLPAR comes from the coding sequence GTGCGCTACCGCCAGCTCACCACCGGGACGCTCGCGCTGGGCGTCCTCCTGCTCATCGACGTGCTGCGGGTGTGGCTGCCCGGCATCATCACCATCTTCGGCCAGGCGGCGTCCACCCCGGCCGAGCTGATGGGCGCGTTCGCCCTCGGCTGGTTCGTGCTCGCGCTCGGCGCGCCCGCGCTGGTCCGCGCTGTCGGCGCGCGCCCGGTCACCGTCGTCGGCGCCGTCCTGCTCGCCGTCGCCCGGCTCGCGCTCACCGCCGCGCCCGGTGGGCGTGCGCAGCTCTGGCTGGCCACCGCCGGGTTGCTCGCCGGGCTGGTCTGGTTGGTCGGCGTCGCCGCCGACACCGACCGCCCGGTTCCGGGGCTGGCGCTGGGGCTCGGAGTCAACGCGGCGGCGCACGCGGTGCTGGACACCGTCGACCTCATCTGGCGCGGCGACGCGTTGGCCTGGCTGCTCAGCATCGTCGCGGTGGCGCTGTTCCTGCTCGGCGTGGTCCGAAGCGGCCCGAGCGCCGCTGCGCCGACCGATTCGAGCGCCGCTGCGCCGACCGATTCGAGCGCCGTTTCGCGGACCGGCCCGAGCGCCGTTTCGCAGACCGGGCGGGACGCCGGTTCCTCCGCCCGCCGGGGTGGGGCGCGGGCCTGGCTGCTGGCCGGGCCGGCGCTGCTATTGGCCGGCATGGTGGCGCTCTCTCCGGCGCTGGCCCGGACCGGGATGTCGTACCTGGTCGCCGGGGACGGCGTCGCGTCGTCGCCGCTGTTCGGCCTGGCTCCGCTGCCGGTTGCGGTCGCCGGATTCCTGTACGCCGCGCTGACCCGGCCGCCCCGGGGGTGGCGCCGGACGTACGGCCCGCTGGCGCTGCTGGCCGGCGCGGTGCTGTTCGCCCTCGACAACGGTGACCTGCTCGTCCCGGCCGTTCTGCTCGCCGCGCTCGGCCTCGGCGCCTGCCTCGCCCTGACCGACGACGCCGTCCGCGCGCCGGCCGACGACGCCGTCCGCGCGCCGGCCGACGACGCCGTCCGCGCGCCGGCCGACGACGACGCCGGCAGCCCGACCGCGACCGGGGTACGGCGGGGATACGCGGTCGCCGTCGGCATGCTCGTCTTCGCGCTGGCGGCGGTGGGGTACTACTCGGCCTACGACCTCGGCTACCCCAACGCCGCGGTGCCCGTCGTGGTGGCCGGGCTGGTCGCCGTGGTGGCGTTACGGGCCCGTCCCGTCGTCCACCGGCTCCCCGGACCGTTCCCGCCGCTGCGGACCGCCGCCGCGGTCACCGCGTTGGCCCTGCTGTCACCGGTGTACGCCGACGAGGTGCCGGTCGCCAGCAACCGGATCGGTCCACCGCAGCGGCTGACAGTGGTGGCGTACAACGTGCGGATGGGCTTCGGGTTGGACGGTCGGTTCGACTTGGTAGGGCTGACCGAGACCATCCAGCAACGACGACCCGACGTGGTGTTGCTGAGCGAGGTGGACCGGGCCTGGCTGCTCAACGGCGGGCACGACACCCTGGACCTGCTGGCCGAGCGGCTCGGTATGCCGTACGTCTTCGCGCCGGCGGCCGACGCCGTGTGGGGTGACGCGGTGCTGAGCTGGTGGCCGGTGACCGACCTGCGTACCCTCCCGCTGCCGTCCCTCGGCGCGCCCACCGGCGCGCAGGCGCTCGCCGCCACGCTCGACCTCGGCGACGGCATCCGTACCGCTGTGGTGAGTACCCACCTGCAACCACCACCAGGACAGGGCCCGGTGGTCCAGGCCCGCGCGGTCGCCGACTTCGCCGTCCGGTACGCGGCGGGCCGCCCGCTGGTCGTGGCCGGCGACCTGAACACCGAGCCGGGCGACGAGGCGTTCGCGCAGTTCGAGGCCGCCGGTCTCGTCGACGCGCTGGCCGCCGCCCGACCACTGCCGACCAGCCCGGCGGACGACCCGCGCGAGCAGATCGACCACATCTTCGTCTCGCCCGACCTGATCCCCGGCGACCCGGGGGCGCCGCGTGGCACGGCCAGCGACCACCTGCCGGTCGTGGTGACGGTGACCCTGCCAGCCCGCTGA
- a CDS encoding NUDIX hydrolase, translated as MVAVTGIRAAGGVAWRRSDDGVRVCVVHRPRYGDWTLPKGKLEPGEHALAAAVREVAEEADVRGVPQVRLPSVRYRSEGQAKLVDYWSMRAVASGGFQPGTEVDDIRWLAVDDAMRLVSYPHDAEVLAAFAALPTVTATVALVRHAHAGKRATWSGPDVGRPLDAEGWAQASTLAALIALIRPGRLVSASPRRCVQTLDPAATLLDLPIEVCGDLDEPQPGQQGDERVLATAARVLELAVAGGQVAVCTQGKVLPGALERLTGRTDEDFTTPKGGGWLLAFAADRLLATDRL; from the coding sequence TTGGTTGCCGTGACGGGCATCCGGGCGGCGGGCGGGGTGGCCTGGCGGCGGTCCGACGACGGCGTACGCGTCTGCGTGGTGCACCGCCCCCGCTACGGCGACTGGACGCTACCGAAGGGCAAGCTGGAGCCCGGCGAGCACGCGCTGGCCGCGGCGGTCCGTGAGGTGGCCGAGGAGGCCGACGTACGGGGTGTGCCGCAGGTCCGGTTGCCGTCGGTGCGCTACCGCAGCGAGGGGCAGGCCAAGCTCGTCGACTACTGGTCGATGCGGGCGGTGGCCAGCGGCGGTTTCCAGCCGGGCACCGAGGTGGACGACATCCGCTGGCTCGCCGTGGACGACGCCATGCGGCTGGTCAGCTATCCCCACGACGCCGAGGTGTTGGCGGCGTTCGCCGCGCTGCCGACGGTGACCGCGACGGTGGCGCTGGTCCGGCACGCGCACGCCGGCAAGCGGGCGACCTGGTCCGGCCCGGACGTCGGGCGTCCCCTGGACGCCGAGGGGTGGGCGCAGGCGTCCACGCTGGCGGCGCTGATCGCGCTGATCCGACCGGGGCGGTTGGTGTCGGCGTCGCCGCGTCGCTGCGTGCAGACCCTCGATCCGGCCGCCACGCTGCTCGACCTGCCCATCGAGGTCTGCGGGGACCTGGACGAACCCCAGCCCGGCCAGCAGGGCGACGAGCGCGTCCTGGCCACCGCCGCACGCGTGCTGGAGTTGGCCGTCGCCGGTGGACAGGTTGCGGTCTGCACCCAGGGCAAGGTGCTGCCGGGCGCCCTGGAGCGGCTGACCGGCCGTACCGACGAGGACTTCACCACACCGAAGGGCGGCGGCTGGCTGCTCGCCTTCGCCGCCGACCGGCTGTTGGCGACCGACCGTCTGTAG
- a CDS encoding CYTH and CHAD domain-containing protein, translated as MIEEEQKYEVDDAFVLPDLAGTAPAGGRVRALPPVTLVARYLDTVDLRLARAGASLRHRKGDELPWTVKLPTGTPGVRHEVSRPGPKGRPPPELVELVTVLHRGAPLGPVAVVRTVRHGYEVCDRAGTVLAEVMDDRVTVLDDADLVTDTFREVEVELKAGDRKLLDRVGAVLRGAGARQGSFTPKHVRALGATAQAEPDLVAPAGLGDEPSAGDVVTEAIRKETGRLLTHDPLVRMRAPGDGGDTGVHQMRVACRRLRSDLRTFKPLLRKTWSGPLRTELRWLAGVLGAARDAEVLRARLRRTADADPLSPLDRGAVRRLDEVLAGRQRTALAAIDEALRSARYVALVDALVLAARAPRLTGRAAAPATEALPALVARPWRRLTGPEGVDGLDARSPDDRWHAVRKDGKQARYAVTAVAPTVGKRARRLSRALARVQDVLGEHQDAAVAAETWLEIAAERPDDHDLAVTAGRLAERERESVRRMRALFPAAWHRATRPRRTGWLP; from the coding sequence ATGATCGAGGAGGAGCAGAAGTACGAGGTGGACGACGCCTTCGTGCTGCCGGATCTGGCCGGCACGGCCCCGGCCGGTGGGCGGGTCCGGGCGCTGCCACCGGTCACGCTGGTCGCCCGCTACCTCGACACCGTCGACCTGCGGTTGGCCCGTGCCGGGGCCTCGCTGCGGCACCGCAAGGGTGACGAGCTGCCCTGGACGGTGAAACTCCCGACCGGCACCCCCGGGGTGCGCCACGAGGTCTCCCGTCCCGGCCCGAAGGGGCGGCCGCCGCCGGAGCTGGTGGAGCTGGTCACCGTCCTGCACCGAGGGGCGCCGCTGGGCCCGGTGGCGGTGGTGCGGACGGTCCGGCACGGGTACGAGGTGTGTGACCGGGCCGGGACGGTGCTCGCCGAGGTCATGGACGACCGGGTGACGGTGCTCGACGACGCCGACCTGGTGACCGACACGTTCCGCGAGGTGGAGGTGGAACTCAAGGCCGGTGACCGGAAGCTGCTCGACCGGGTCGGCGCGGTGCTGCGCGGGGCCGGCGCGCGGCAGGGCTCCTTCACCCCGAAGCACGTACGGGCGCTGGGAGCCACGGCGCAGGCCGAGCCGGACCTCGTCGCGCCGGCCGGGCTGGGCGACGAGCCGAGCGCCGGCGACGTGGTGACCGAGGCGATCCGCAAGGAGACCGGCCGGTTGCTCACCCACGATCCGCTGGTCAGGATGCGCGCCCCGGGCGACGGCGGCGACACCGGTGTGCACCAGATGCGGGTGGCCTGTCGCCGGCTCCGCAGTGATCTGCGCACCTTCAAACCGCTGCTGCGCAAGACGTGGTCCGGTCCGCTGCGTACCGAGCTGCGCTGGCTGGCCGGTGTGCTGGGTGCGGCCCGGGACGCCGAGGTGCTGCGCGCGCGGCTACGCCGTACCGCCGACGCCGACCCGCTCAGCCCGCTCGACCGGGGTGCTGTGCGGCGGCTCGACGAGGTGCTGGCCGGACGGCAGCGCACGGCGCTCGCCGCCATCGACGAGGCGCTGCGCTCGGCGCGGTACGTGGCCCTGGTGGACGCCCTGGTGCTGGCCGCCCGCGCGCCCCGGCTCACCGGCCGTGCGGCGGCGCCGGCGACGGAGGCGCTGCCCGCGCTGGTGGCGCGACCGTGGCGGCGGCTGACCGGCCCGGAGGGCGTGGACGGACTGGACGCACGGTCGCCGGACGACCGGTGGCACGCCGTCCGCAAGGACGGCAAACAGGCCCGGTACGCGGTCACCGCGGTGGCCCCGACGGTCGGTAAGCGCGCCCGCCGGCTGTCCCGTGCCCTCGCCCGGGTGCAGGACGTGCTCGGCGAGCACCAGGACGCGGCGGTGGCGGCGGAGACCTGGCTGGAGATCGCCGCCGAGCGGCCGGACGACCACGACCTCGCGGTCACCGCCGGACGGCTGGCCGAGCGGGAACGCGAGTCGGTACGCCGGATGCGGGCGCTCTTCCCGGCCGCCTGGCACCGGGCGACCCGGCCCCGACGGACCGGTTGGTTGCCGTGA
- a CDS encoding RNA degradosome polyphosphate kinase has product MSTPREHQATPPSTDLRNGSPARGADGRFRPSRAERAGAARADTLADDPAAASSGLDEVIEPEPVTEGATPSAADVHPALPDGLSNPVVADDEPPAAPPLPEDRFLNRELSWLDFNARVLALAEDQRTPLLERAKFLAIFASNLDEFYMVRIAGLKRRLSAGLPVRGGDRLPLRTQLELIAERTAALVARHAACFVDDVLPKLADEDIRILRWGELGDPERERLRTYFREHIFPVLTPLAVDPAHPFPYISGRSLNLAVAVRDPDGGSELFARVKVPNNVPRFVRVDRDQPGVRMLPVEDLISVHLGQLFSGMQVVECHLFRVTRNAEVEVDEDRDEDLLQALERELARRRFGPPVRLEVAASISDHVLELLVRELDMDDQDVLRVPGLLDLSALWQVYGEADRPDLKDPPFVPATHPRLAEGEVPRSVFATLRDGDILVHHPYHSFATSVQRFVEQAAADPNVLAIKQTLYRTSGDSPIVDALVDAAAAGKQVVVLVEVKARFDEVANIGWARTLERAGCHVVYGLVGLKTHCKTALVVRQEGNQIRRYCHIGTGNYHPKTARLYEDFGMLTADPEIGADLTDLFNVLTGYSRQTAYRRLLVAPQGIRRGLIERIEREIAHVRLGMPGLVQFKVNSLVDEEVTDALYRASQAGVHVDLLIRGMCTLRPGVPGLSENIRVRSILGRFLEHSRVFRFGNNGEAEFWMGSADLMHRNLDRRVEALVQVSDPIARAELDQVLTAAMSPDVDAFELAGDGTWTRRTGDDESTGAHLQELLLRRVGGTAS; this is encoded by the coding sequence GTGAGCACCCCTCGCGAGCACCAGGCCACCCCGCCCTCCACCGACCTCCGCAACGGCTCCCCCGCGCGCGGCGCCGACGGGCGCTTCCGGCCGTCCCGCGCCGAGCGGGCCGGCGCGGCCCGCGCCGACACCCTCGCCGACGACCCCGCGGCCGCCTCCTCCGGGCTGGACGAGGTCATCGAACCCGAGCCGGTCACCGAAGGCGCGACCCCGAGCGCCGCCGACGTGCATCCGGCCCTGCCCGACGGCCTGTCGAACCCCGTGGTGGCGGACGACGAACCGCCGGCGGCGCCACCGCTGCCGGAGGACCGGTTCCTCAACCGGGAGCTGTCCTGGCTCGACTTCAACGCCCGGGTGCTCGCCCTGGCCGAGGACCAGCGCACCCCGCTGCTGGAACGGGCGAAGTTCCTGGCGATCTTCGCCAGCAACCTCGACGAGTTCTACATGGTGCGCATCGCCGGCCTGAAGCGGCGGCTCTCCGCCGGCCTGCCGGTACGCGGCGGGGACCGGCTGCCGCTGCGCACCCAGTTGGAGCTGATCGCCGAGCGGACCGCGGCGCTGGTCGCCCGGCACGCCGCCTGCTTCGTCGACGACGTGCTGCCCAAGCTCGCCGACGAGGACATCCGCATCCTGCGCTGGGGTGAGCTGGGCGACCCGGAGCGGGAGCGGCTGCGCACCTACTTCCGGGAGCACATCTTCCCGGTGCTGACCCCGCTCGCGGTGGACCCGGCGCACCCGTTCCCGTACATCTCCGGGCGGTCGCTCAACCTGGCGGTGGCGGTCCGCGACCCGGACGGCGGCTCGGAGCTGTTCGCCCGGGTGAAGGTGCCGAACAACGTCCCCCGCTTCGTCCGTGTCGACCGGGACCAGCCGGGCGTCCGGATGCTGCCGGTGGAGGACCTGATCTCGGTGCACCTGGGGCAGCTCTTCAGCGGCATGCAGGTGGTCGAGTGCCACCTGTTCCGGGTGACCCGCAACGCCGAGGTGGAGGTCGACGAGGACCGCGACGAGGACCTGCTCCAGGCCCTGGAGCGGGAGCTGGCCCGGCGACGGTTCGGCCCGCCGGTACGCCTGGAGGTCGCCGCGTCGATCTCCGACCACGTGTTGGAGCTGCTCGTCCGCGAGTTGGACATGGACGACCAGGACGTGCTGCGGGTGCCCGGCCTGCTCGACCTGTCCGCGCTCTGGCAGGTCTACGGCGAGGCCGACCGGCCGGACCTCAAGGACCCGCCGTTCGTGCCGGCCACCCATCCCCGGCTCGCCGAGGGCGAGGTGCCGCGCAGCGTCTTCGCCACCCTGCGGGACGGGGACATCCTGGTGCACCACCCGTACCACTCGTTCGCGACGAGCGTGCAGCGCTTCGTCGAGCAGGCCGCCGCCGACCCGAACGTGCTGGCCATCAAGCAGACCCTCTACCGGACCAGCGGCGACTCCCCGATCGTCGACGCGCTCGTCGACGCGGCCGCCGCCGGCAAGCAGGTGGTGGTGCTGGTGGAGGTGAAGGCCCGCTTCGACGAGGTGGCCAACATCGGCTGGGCCCGCACGCTGGAACGCGCCGGCTGCCACGTGGTGTACGGGTTGGTCGGCCTCAAGACGCACTGCAAGACCGCGCTCGTCGTCCGGCAGGAGGGCAACCAGATCCGCCGCTACTGCCACATCGGCACCGGCAACTACCACCCCAAGACCGCCCGGCTGTACGAGGACTTCGGGATGCTCACCGCCGACCCGGAGATCGGCGCGGACCTCACCGACCTGTTCAACGTGCTCACCGGGTACAGCCGGCAGACCGCGTACCGGCGGTTGCTGGTCGCCCCGCAGGGCATCCGCAGAGGGCTCATCGAACGGATCGAGCGGGAGATCGCGCACGTCCGCCTGGGCATGCCCGGCCTGGTCCAGTTCAAGGTGAACTCGCTGGTCGACGAGGAGGTGACCGACGCGCTGTACCGCGCCTCCCAGGCCGGCGTGCACGTCGACCTGCTCATCCGGGGCATGTGCACGCTGCGCCCGGGGGTGCCGGGGTTGTCGGAGAACATCCGGGTCCGTTCGATCCTCGGCCGGTTCCTGGAGCACTCCCGGGTATTCCGGTTCGGCAACAACGGCGAGGCCGAGTTCTGGATGGGTTCGGCCGACCTGATGCACCGTAACCTCGACCGTCGGGTGGAGGCGCTGGTGCAGGTGAGCGACCCGATCGCCCGTGCCGAGCTGGATCAGGTGTTGACCGCCGCGATGAGCCCGGACGTGGACGCGTTCGAGTTGGCCGGTGACGGCACCTGGACCCGGCGTACCGGCGACGACGAGAGCACCGGCGCCCACCTCCAGGAACTGCTGCTGCGCCGGGTCGGTGGCACGGCCAGCTGA